In Curtobacterium sp. MCPF17_002, one genomic interval encodes:
- a CDS encoding sigma-70 family RNA polymerase sigma factor, translating into MTTTLPDDGELSDAFSAGSEHALRAVYDRWSSLVYSLALRALSDPSAAEDVTQQVFVKAWQRSASYDPTRAPLGAWLVGITRNCIADALTDRRRHASAADPDVVEETTAAPEPAFDLAERALVAGELDRLGEVPRRVMRLAFYDDLSHREIAERLDLPLGTVKSHIHRSLARLRTRLEVIE; encoded by the coding sequence GTGACGACCACCCTCCCGGACGACGGCGAACTCTCCGACGCGTTCAGCGCCGGGAGCGAGCACGCCCTGCGAGCGGTCTACGACCGGTGGTCGTCGCTGGTCTACTCGCTCGCCCTCCGGGCCCTGTCCGACCCGAGCGCGGCCGAGGACGTCACCCAGCAGGTCTTCGTGAAGGCCTGGCAGCGGAGCGCGTCGTACGACCCGACCCGCGCTCCCCTCGGCGCCTGGCTCGTCGGGATCACCCGGAACTGCATCGCCGACGCCCTCACCGATCGGCGTCGACACGCGAGCGCCGCCGACCCGGACGTCGTCGAGGAGACCACCGCCGCCCCGGAACCGGCCTTCGACCTGGCCGAGCGTGCACTCGTCGCCGGCGAACTCGACCGGCTCGGCGAGGTCCCGCGGCGCGTCATGCGACTGGCGTTCTACGACGACCTCAGCCATCGTGAGATCGCCGAACGGCTCGACCTGCCCCTGGGGACGGTGAAGAGCCACATCCACCGAAGTCTGGCTCGGCTCCGAACACGTCTGGAGGTGATCGAATGA
- a CDS encoding class F sortase: protein MRSAATTLVVAAAALTVMTGCSPAEAPTPGGHPSSAPTATPTPVPSAFSAAVPQSAATLPPVRQAVAPTRIDVDWAGVTATVRPEGVDDQGAMALPPDPSVAGWYRFGAAPSSSEGAVVIAAHVDAVGYGVGPFAHLRDVPAGTTVSVTDAAGAETRWRIASVDMLEKQGLPWGSVFRVDGPRQLVLVTCGGAFDTTTHHYESNLVITADPA from the coding sequence GTGCGGTCCGCCGCGACGACGCTCGTCGTCGCCGCGGCGGCCCTCACCGTCATGACCGGGTGCTCGCCGGCCGAGGCTCCCACCCCCGGCGGGCACCCTTCATCCGCCCCGACGGCGACGCCCACGCCGGTGCCGTCGGCGTTCTCGGCCGCGGTCCCGCAGTCCGCGGCGACGCTCCCTCCGGTCCGGCAGGCCGTGGCGCCGACCAGGATCGACGTCGACTGGGCCGGCGTCACCGCGACCGTCCGGCCCGAGGGCGTCGACGACCAGGGAGCGATGGCCCTGCCGCCCGATCCCAGCGTCGCCGGGTGGTACCGGTTCGGCGCGGCGCCGTCCTCCTCCGAGGGCGCCGTGGTCATCGCGGCGCACGTGGACGCGGTCGGCTACGGCGTCGGACCGTTCGCCCACCTTCGGGACGTCCCCGCCGGCACGACCGTCTCCGTCACCGACGCCGCCGGTGCCGAGACCCGGTGGCGGATCGCTTCCGTCGACATGCTGGAGAAGCAGGGACTGCCGTGGGGCTCCGTCTTCCGCGTCGACGGGCCGCGGCAGCTGGTCCTCGTCACCTGCGGCGGCGCGTTCGACACCACCACCCACCACTACGAGAGCAACCTCGTGATCACCGCGGACCCGGCGTAG
- a CDS encoding DUF4397 domain-containing protein, translating to MRKTLATGLSAGVLLAAAAAVMPATAATAATGDATLSVLHAVPAVTVDVYLDGKRALDDFKPGTLAGPMMVPAGAHQIAITASDAADASKPIIGPVDVTLAAGSNSTAVAHDKTDGSPTATLFTNDTSAVAAGQGRLIVRHVAAAPAVDVLAGGKAVVSNLANPDEQALELPAGTVSASVAATGTTDPVIGPADVAVTAGSDTIVYAWGSLDDKNLALATQTIADLGGTPNGVPAGNAGLVATNAPDVAPLVGGAAAIAAAVAIGAVVLRRRHLAVATKRPDSGR from the coding sequence ATGCGCAAGACACTCGCCACCGGCCTGAGCGCCGGTGTCCTGCTCGCCGCCGCCGCTGCCGTCATGCCCGCGACCGCGGCGACCGCAGCCACCGGCGACGCCACGCTCTCCGTCCTCCACGCCGTGCCGGCCGTCACCGTCGACGTCTACCTCGACGGCAAGCGCGCGCTGGACGACTTCAAGCCGGGCACCCTCGCCGGACCGATGATGGTCCCCGCCGGCGCGCACCAGATCGCGATCACCGCTTCGGACGCCGCCGACGCGTCCAAGCCGATCATCGGGCCGGTCGACGTCACCCTCGCCGCCGGCTCGAACTCCACCGCGGTCGCCCACGACAAGACGGACGGCTCCCCCACGGCGACGCTCTTCACGAACGACACCTCCGCGGTCGCGGCCGGGCAGGGACGGCTCATCGTCCGGCACGTCGCGGCAGCACCGGCCGTGGACGTCCTGGCGGGCGGCAAGGCCGTCGTCTCGAACCTCGCCAACCCGGACGAGCAGGCGCTCGAGCTGCCGGCCGGCACCGTCTCGGCGTCCGTCGCCGCGACCGGGACGACCGACCCGGTGATCGGCCCGGCCGACGTCGCGGTGACGGCGGGTTCGGACACGATCGTGTACGCCTGGGGCAGCCTGGACGACAAGAACCTGGCGCTCGCGACGCAGACGATCGCCGACCTCGGCGGCACGCCGAACGGTGTCCCCGCCGGCAACGCCGGCCTGGTCGCCACCAACGCCCCGGACGTCGCACCGCTCGTGGGTGGTGCCGCTGCGATCGCGGCCGCGGTGGCCATCGGTGCCGTCGTGCTCCGTCGTCGCCACCTGGCCGTGGCCACGAAGCGACCGGACTCGGGACGCTGA